In the Plodia interpunctella isolate USDA-ARS_2022_Savannah chromosome 6, ilPloInte3.2, whole genome shotgun sequence genome, one interval contains:
- the LOC128670652 gene encoding ionotropic receptor 75a-like, with translation MRFLLALIPMVVSQRFAVDLATNYFTLRGVKYVCYLSCDDHYQNALIAKNLFHHNIRTTLSTVDNALKNLPALLHRENVPVGVLLGGECDGALDVLEDASRQTLLDASRYWLILHTTSTEFQNFQSLNLSVDADIIVASCNGGQCQLTDLFNFGKIQGNSLETSDAGIWNSTEGRNLALNAYKYYRRWDFHNLTLRAVSVILNSSVEFNPAMLTDVRYTAGVSAMTKIVAQLLGILMEQHNFRFNYTIASRWIGTPERNSTLAVTNSLLWREQDISCTCARIFPQWLDWVDIFYPPATTLETKFYYLIPSKGVGDYENRFLTPMSPGVWWTSAFAGLVCMIVLAVAASMENRKDPGLFALFSVLAAMCQQAYEDVQQLEERFSSQGRRVTLLVVGLLSMLLYNYYTSSVVSWLLNAAAPTIDTMDGLIRSDLELVFEDIGYTKGWLDNPGFFYYSGYKNPKEDELRDKKVIRAQRTVPILQSVVDGIELVRKGDYAYHTEPYTASQVISRTFADRELCDLSSLQIMSPAFVYIMAQKNSPYKEFFVWSLLRLAERGHRSASQRRINVVIPSCSGRTPRALALGQAAPAFLLLIQAALLSLFILVLEIIWHRIEMKKKQKL, from the exons ATGAGGTTCCTACTGGCTCTTATCCCTATGGTGGTCAGCCAGCGTTTTGCTGTGGACCTGGCTACAAACTACTTCACTCTGAGAGGAGtgaagtatgtttgttatttgtcCTGTGATGATCACTAtc AAAACGCATTAATAGCGAAGAACTTATTCCATCACAACATAAGGACAACTTTATCGACGGTTGACAACGCTTTGAAAAATCTACCTGCGTTGTTGCATCGTGAAAACGTTCCTGTAGGAGTTCTGTTGGGTGGTGAATGTGACGGGGCCCTCGATGTATTGGAAGAT GCCTCAAGACAGACATTATTGGATGCGAGTCGTTACTGGCTGATATTGCACACAACAAGCACAGAGTTCCAGAATTTTCAGAGTCTCAATTTGAGTGTGGATGCTGACATCATTGTCGCTAGTTGCAAtg GGGGGCAGTGCCAGTTGACGGACCTGTTCAACTTCGGGAAGATCCAGGGGAACTCTTTGGAGACGAGCGACGCGGGGATTTGGAACTCGACAGAAG GTCGGAATTTAGCGCTGAACGCGTACAAATACTACCGCCGCTGGGACTTCCATAATTTAACACTGCGCGCCGTGTCCGTG ATTTTGAACAGTTCGGTAGAGTTTAACCCCGCGATGTTGACGGACGTGCGCTACACTGCCGGGGTGTCGGCAATGACCAAGATTGTGGCTCAACTCCTCGGTATACTGATGGAGCAGCACAATTTTAG GTTCAACTACACAATAGCAAGTCGTTGGATTGGGACGCCTGAAAGAAATTCTACTTTG GCGGTGACCAATTCCTTGCTGTGGAGAGAGCAGGACATCTCCTGTACGTGTGCGAGGATCTTTCCTCAATGGCTTGACTGGGTGGACATCTTCTACCCGCCAGCTACAACCCTAGA AACCAAATTCTACTACCTGATCCCAAGCAAAGGCGTTGGGGATTACGAAAACCGGTTCCTGACGCCGATGTCCCCCGGCGTCTGGTGGACGTCAGCATTCGCGGGCCTCGTCTGCATGATAGTGCTGGCGGTCGCCGCTTCCATGGAGAATAGGAAGGACCCAGGTTTATTTGCACTGTTTAGTGTCCTGGCAGCTATGTGCCAACAAG CATATGAAGATGTACAGCAACTAGAAGAACGATTTTCTAGTCaag GTCGTCGCGTGACCCTGCTAGTGGTGGGCCTGTTGAGTATGCTCCTGTACAACTACTACACCAGCAGCGTCGTGTCCTGGCTCCTGAACGCTGCCGCTCCCACCATCGACACCATGGATGGCCTGATACGGAGTGACTTGGAACTCGTCTTCGAGGACATTGGTTATACTAAAGGCTGGTTGGAC aacCCTGGCTTCTTCTACTACAGCGGCTACAAGAACCCTAAAGAAGACGAGCTTCgagataaaaaagtaatacgAGCACAAAGAACTGTGCCCATCTTGCAGTCAGTTGTAGATGGCATCGAACTCGTTCGCAAAGGCG ATTACGCGTACCACACAGAGCCGTACACGGCCAGCCAGGTCATCTCCCGCACATTCGCGGACCGCGAGCTGTGTGACCTCAGCTCGCTGCAGATCATGTCGCCCGCGTTCGTCTACATCATGGCGCAGAAGAACAGTCCGTACAAAGAGTTCTTCGTTTGGAG CCTGCTTCGCCTGGCCGAACGCGGGCACAGGTCAGCGTCTCAACGCCGCATCAACGTCGTCATCCCGTCCTGCTCGGGCCGCACTCCGCGCGCGTTGGCCCTGGGTCAAGCTGCGCCGGCCTTTCTGCTGCTCATACAGGCTGCACTCCTGTCTCTCTTCATACTAGTGTTGGAAATAATCTGGCATAG AATTGAAATGAAGAAAAAGCAAAAACTATAG